The following are from one region of the Acanthopagrus latus isolate v.2019 chromosome 2, fAcaLat1.1, whole genome shotgun sequence genome:
- the LOC119030811 gene encoding uncharacterized protein LOC119030811: protein MARAETIESAGETGGGGNGPLPRHNTCRMELPRSFHSWPGLLTTTITTGSGTGTGPMNLQHNHHHLHPLQAIYLSYPLPYPHPEGQDEPQSHQQLPALSPSPTPPSSPPCNQREDRGGGYSGEHTDSDREDLQDACSRQGPLPDLLPQNEHPSWASPHHRAAREAVVQELEVRRVANQLRAIGDDFNATVLHRVHGAPHWQDWRDACRGLLNFITQTLSTLYRLT from the exons ATGGCCCGTGCAGAGACCATCGAGAGCGCCGGGGAgaccggaggaggaggaaacggCCCTCTTCCTCGCCACAACACCTGCCGCATGGAGCTGCCTCGGTCCTTCCACAGCTGGCCGGGCCTgctcaccaccaccatcaccaccggCTCTGGGACTGGCACTGGTCCTATGAACCTCCAGCATAATCACCACCATCTGCACCCTCTGCAGGCCATCTATCTGTCATACCCGCTGCCTTACCCCCACCCAGAGGGCCAAGATGAGCCCCAGTCTCACCAGCAGTTACCTGCGTTATCGCCATCACCGACGCCTCCGTCTTCGCCACCCTGCAATCAGAGGGAAGACAGAGGTGGAGGCTACTCAGGAGAGCACACAG actCTGACAGAGAGGACCTCCAGGACGCCTGCAGCCGGCAGGGACCTCTGCCTGACCTGCTGCCCCAGAATGAGCACCCATCCTGGGCTTCACCACATCACAGAGCCGCCAGGGAAGCGGTGGTGCAGGAGCTGGAGGTCAGGAGAGTGGCCAACCAGCTGAGGGCCATCGGAGATGACTTCAACGCCACAGTTCTCCACAGAGTG caCGGCGCCCCCCACTGGCAGGACTGGAGAGACGCCTGCCGAGGACTCCTGAACTTCATCACCCAGACTCTCAGCACTCTGTACCGGCTCACGTAG
- the sae1 gene encoding SUMO-activating enzyme subunit 1: protein MIDMIEKEDPIISEEEAAQYDRQIRLWGLDAQKRLRGSRVLLAGLGGLGAEVAKNLILAGVKGLTLLDHEQVSEESCRAQFLVPVTAQGQNRAQASLERAQNLNPMVEVHADSTRVEDKPDDFFLQFDAVCLTGCSRDLMVRVDQLCSQRNIKVFCGDIYGYYGYMFSNLGKEHNYVEEKPKLVKPTENSTDGPEAKKAKVDPNETTMVKKTASFCTLKEALEVDWTTEKAKAAMKRTPVDYFLLHVLLKFRTDKGRDPDPQSFAEDSQLLKQIRDDVLDALAVSSDLLSDDFTSYCFSEMSPVCAVVGGVLGQEVVKALSQRDPPHRNFFFFDGRKGNGVVDYFGPN from the exons ATGATCGATATGATTGAGAAAGAGGACCCGATCAtcagtgaggaggaggcggcACAGTATGACCGCCAGATCCGATTGTGGGGGCTGGATGCCCAAAAGAG gttgCGAGGGTCCCGTGTGCTCCTGGCAGGTTTAGGGGGTCTTGGGGCAGAGGTGGCCAAGAACCTCATCCTGGCTGGAGTTAAAGGACTCACTTTGCTGGATCATGAACAG GTGTCAGAGGAGTCATGTCGAGCTCAGTTCCTGGTTCCGGTGACAGCTCAGGGTCAGAATCGAGCCCAGGCGTCTCTGGAGCGAGCGCAGAACCTCAACCCAATGGTGGAGGTCCACGCTGACTCAACGAGAGTCGAAGACAAACCAGATGACTTCTTCCTGCAATTTGATGCG GTGTGTCTGACCGGCTGCTCCAGAGACCTGATGGTGCGGGTGGACCAGCTCTGTTCTCAGCGCAACATCAAAGTCTTCTGCGGGGATATCTACGGTTACTATGGTTACATGTTCTCCAACCTCGGGAAGGAGCACAACTACGTTGA GGAGAAACCTAAACTGGTTAAACCAACTGAAAATTCTACTGACGGTCCTGAAGCGAAGAAAGCCAAAGTGGACCCCAACGAGACCACCATGGTGAAGAAG ACGGCCAGTTTCTGCACTCTGAAGGAGGCTCTGGAGGTCGACTGGACGACTGAGAAGGCAAAAGCCGCAATGAAGCGAACTCCAGTGGACTACTTCCTGCTTCACG TTCTGTTGAAGTTTCGTACAGACAAAGGCCGTGACCCCGACCCACAATCCTTTGCTGAAGACAGTCAGCTCCTGAAACAGATCCGTGATGACGTCCTGGATGCCTTGGCAGTGAGCAGTGACCTCCTGAGCGATGACTTCACGAG CTACTGCTTCTCTGAGATGTCTCCGGTGTGCGCCGTCGTGGGAGGCGTTCTGGGACAGGAAGTCGTCAAG GCTCTCTCCCAAAGAGACCCTCCACATCggaacttcttcttcttcgatGGTCGTAAAGGCAACGGCGTGGTCGACTACTTTGGACCAAACTAA